From one Pseudomonadota bacterium genomic stretch:
- the rpoC gene encoding DNA-directed RNA polymerase subunit beta', translated as METLYDFFAKPVDPKQYSGVRIALASPEQIRQWSFGEIKKPETINYRTFKPERDGLFCAKIFGPTKDYECNCGKYKRMKHRGVVCEKCGVEVIQSKVRRERMGHIELAAPVAHIWFLKSLPSKIGNLLDMTLKGLEKVLYFDSYIVLDPKETPLTRCQLLSEEKYRDALETYGTKFEAGIGAEAIKVLLENIDLEPLYTELRTDIKATTSLAKRQKLSKRLKIVDAFRCSGVNPCWMIMDVIPVLPPDLRPLVPLEGGRFATSDLNDLYRRVINRNNRLKRLIDLKAPDIIVRNEKRMLQEAVDALFDNGRHGRVITGSNKRPLKSLSDTLKGKQGRFRQNLLGKRVDYSGRTVIAIGPNLRLHQCGLPKKMALELFKPFVYYRLEKKGLVSTVKSAKKLVERETPEVWDTLDEVVKEYPVMLNRAPTLHRLGIQAFEPILIEGKAIQLHPLVCTAFNADFDGDQMAVHIPLSVESQIEARILMLSSNNILSAANGSPIIVPTQDIVLGIYYMTRGVSGAKGDGKRFADPEEVRSAYDSGVIDLHAKIVVRIDGKKVNTTTGRILLWEIIPKDYIVRMSHIMVSSEEDAKTIHEKIRSGESFSQMVNQYSENSGKTLDGDIGLLRKEEFTRIFDIENSGPVFSLAEGQLSEIIISQEKYHIFQINEKKSEIPFDAVNKVQDKKSLRDLVDYAYRNLGPKATVVLADRLKDIGYRYSTEGGLSISIGDMIIPASKGDIIKKAENKVLEIGRQYTEGLITQGEKYNKVVDIWAKATDDVANEMMQAMKVQTLKDSDGNNVLDKNGKPVYEESFNPIYMMAESGARGSKDQMRQLAGMRGLMAKPSGEIIETPISANFREGLSVLQYFISTHGARKGLADTALKTANSGYLTRRLADVAQDCAVMEDDCGTLMGVDVEPLVEGGEVIQRLGERVLGRVAVDDIADPFTDEVLVKKRDEIDESSAKKIEDAGITNVRIRSVLTCKARYGVCAKCYGRDLSSGAQVELGQAVGILAAQSIGEPGTQLTMRTFHIGGTASRRVEQADIRARVEGTVKFIDLHVVKNAENQYIVMNRRGGKFTVVSDSGRELESFPVIYGAHIMVIDGQKVKGPDPETGKSGDLLATWDPFTTPIITEVAGVVKFGDIVPGRTMKEKVDPVTGKSSRTIIEAKGTEVRPRISIKDEDGKTVKLSESSGMARYILPIGAVLMVEEGEDVKAGNVIAKLPRATTKTKDITGGLPRVAELFEVRKPKEIAILSEIDGYVSIAKSTKKGKQKVTVTPVDFGEKKEYLVARGKHINVYEGDYIRAGEPIIGGSAIPQDILNIKGEVALARYLVDEVQEVYRLQGVRINDKHIEVIVRQMTRRVKVVEVGDTDFILEEQIDRGRYEEINMAIKAKGGKPAIAEPLILGITKASLSTDSFISAASFQETTKVLTDASISGAIDSLHGLKENVIMGRVIPAGSGLSLNQNIEISHQ; from the coding sequence TTGGCCCTACCAAGGACTACGAATGTAATTGTGGCAAATACAAGCGTATGAAACACAGAGGAGTAGTTTGTGAGAAATGTGGTGTTGAGGTTATACAGTCCAAGGTTCGAAGAGAACGGATGGGCCATATTGAACTTGCTGCGCCTGTTGCACATATATGGTTTTTAAAAAGTCTTCCCAGCAAAATAGGAAACCTTTTAGATATGACATTAAAGGGTTTGGAGAAAGTCTTATACTTTGACAGCTATATAGTGTTAGATCCGAAAGAGACTCCGCTGACGCGTTGCCAGCTGCTTTCCGAAGAAAAATACCGTGATGCGCTTGAAACATATGGGACAAAATTTGAAGCTGGTATCGGTGCTGAAGCAATAAAGGTTCTGTTGGAAAATATTGATCTTGAACCATTATACACAGAGTTAAGAACCGATATTAAAGCTACAACCTCATTGGCAAAAAGGCAGAAACTGTCAAAGAGGCTTAAGATTGTGGATGCATTCAGATGTTCAGGGGTAAATCCTTGCTGGATGATAATGGATGTTATTCCTGTTCTTCCTCCGGATTTGCGCCCCCTTGTTCCATTAGAAGGCGGCAGGTTTGCAACCTCCGACCTTAATGATCTCTACAGGAGAGTTATAAATCGCAATAACCGGTTAAAACGGCTGATAGATTTAAAAGCTCCTGATATTATAGTCCGCAATGAAAAAAGAATGCTTCAGGAGGCGGTAGACGCACTGTTTGATAATGGCAGGCATGGCAGAGTGATTACAGGATCCAATAAGCGGCCTTTAAAATCATTAAGTGATACGTTAAAAGGAAAACAGGGGCGCTTTCGTCAGAATCTGCTTGGCAAACGAGTTGATTATTCCGGGCGAACAGTTATTGCTATAGGCCCTAATCTCAGGCTTCATCAGTGTGGCCTTCCTAAGAAAATGGCTTTGGAGCTTTTTAAACCTTTTGTTTATTACAGGCTGGAGAAAAAAGGCCTTGTTTCCACTGTAAAGAGTGCCAAGAAGCTTGTTGAGCGTGAGACCCCGGAGGTTTGGGATACCCTTGACGAAGTTGTAAAGGAATATCCTGTGATGTTAAACCGGGCACCGACTTTGCATCGGCTTGGCATTCAGGCTTTTGAACCGATTCTTATTGAGGGCAAGGCCATTCAGCTCCATCCGCTTGTATGTACAGCATTTAATGCTGACTTTGACGGCGATCAGATGGCTGTCCATATTCCTCTTTCTGTTGAGTCACAGATAGAGGCGCGTATTTTAATGCTTTCCAGCAACAATATTTTATCAGCAGCAAATGGAAGTCCTATTATTGTACCGACTCAGGATATTGTTCTCGGGATATATTATATGACAAGGGGAGTCTCCGGTGCTAAGGGTGATGGGAAAAGATTTGCCGATCCGGAGGAGGTTCGTTCTGCTTATGATTCCGGGGTGATTGATCTTCACGCTAAGATAGTTGTTCGGATAGACGGGAAAAAAGTTAATACCACAACAGGGCGAATATTATTATGGGAAATTATTCCCAAGGATTATATTGTAAGAATGAGCCATATTATGGTTTCTTCGGAAGAAGATGCAAAGACCATTCATGAAAAAATTAGAAGTGGCGAATCTTTTTCACAGATGGTAAACCAGTACTCCGAAAATTCCGGCAAAACTTTAGATGGTGATATCGGTCTTTTAAGAAAGGAAGAGTTTACGAGAATCTTTGATATTGAAAATTCCGGTCCTGTTTTTTCTCTTGCAGAAGGGCAACTAAGTGAAATAATTATATCGCAAGAAAAATACCATATTTTTCAAATAAACGAGAAGAAATCTGAAATCCCTTTTGATGCTGTTAACAAGGTGCAGGATAAGAAATCCTTAAGAGATCTTGTTGATTATGCTTATAGAAATCTTGGCCCTAAAGCCACAGTTGTTCTTGCTGACAGGCTCAAGGATATAGGCTACAGGTATTCTACAGAAGGAGGCCTTTCTATTTCAATTGGCGACATGATAATTCCGGCTTCTAAAGGAGATATAATCAAAAAAGCCGAAAATAAAGTGTTGGAAATCGGGCGGCAGTATACCGAGGGCCTCATCACTCAAGGTGAGAAATATAATAAAGTTGTAGATATCTGGGCCAAAGCGACCGATGATGTGGCCAATGAAATGATGCAAGCAATGAAGGTTCAAACTTTGAAAGACAGTGACGGGAATAATGTGCTGGATAAGAATGGGAAACCTGTCTATGAAGAAAGTTTTAATCCAATATATATGATGGCGGAATCAGGTGCAAGAGGCAGTAAAGATCAGATGCGTCAGCTGGCGGGAATGCGTGGCCTAATGGCCAAACCTTCCGGTGAAATTATAGAAACGCCGATAAGTGCAAACTTCAGGGAGGGTCTTTCCGTATTACAGTATTTTATTTCAACACATGGTGCAAGAAAAGGACTTGCCGATACTGCTCTTAAAACCGCAAATTCAGGGTATTTAACAAGGAGACTGGCTGATGTTGCCCAGGATTGTGCAGTTATGGAGGATGACTGCGGTACTTTGATGGGTGTTGATGTTGAGCCTCTGGTTGAAGGCGGAGAAGTTATTCAGCGACTTGGAGAAAGAGTCCTTGGCAGAGTTGCAGTGGATGATATAGCTGACCCTTTTACTGATGAAGTTCTTGTTAAGAAAAGGGATGAGATTGACGAAAGCTCTGCAAAAAAAATAGAAGACGCAGGAATAACAAATGTCAGGATAAGATCTGTTCTTACATGCAAAGCCAGATACGGTGTGTGTGCAAAATGTTATGGAAGAGATCTTTCAAGCGGAGCCCAGGTCGAATTGGGTCAGGCTGTCGGAATACTCGCAGCCCAGTCGATAGGTGAGCCCGGTACTCAGCTTACTATGCGGACATTCCATATCGGCGGTACTGCGAGCCGGAGGGTTGAACAGGCCGATATCAGGGCAAGAGTTGAAGGAACAGTTAAATTTATTGACCTTCATGTTGTTAAAAATGCGGAAAACCAATATATTGTAATGAATCGCCGCGGCGGTAAATTTACAGTTGTAAGTGATTCAGGACGTGAGCTTGAAAGCTTTCCAGTAATTTACGGTGCGCATATTATGGTTATTGATGGCCAGAAGGTTAAAGGGCCTGATCCTGAAACAGGAAAATCAGGAGATCTTCTTGCTACCTGGGATCCTTTTACAACACCTATTATTACAGAAGTTGCAGGAGTCGTTAAATTCGGAGATATTGTGCCAGGCAGGACCATGAAGGAGAAAGTTGATCCTGTTACAGGAAAATCGAGTCGAACAATAATTGAAGCAAAAGGCACAGAGGTTAGACCGAGGATTTCAATCAAAGATGAAGATGGCAAAACAGTCAAACTTTCCGAATCATCAGGAATGGCCAGATACATTTTACCTATAGGTGCGGTATTAATGGTTGAAGAAGGTGAAGATGTCAAAGCCGGCAATGTTATTGCGAAACTTCCCAGGGCAACCACTAAGACCAAAGATATAACAGGTGGTCTTCCAAGAGTTGCAGAGCTTTTTGAGGTTAGAAAACCGAAGGAAATAGCAATATTAAGCGAGATAGACGGGTACGTTTCCATTGCAAAAAGTACTAAAAAAGGAAAACAAAAAGTAACAGTAACACCTGTCGATTTTGGCGAAAAGAAAGAATATCTGGTTGCGCGAGGTAAACATATAAATGTTTATGAGGGTGATTATATAAGGGCAGGGGAGCCGATTATAGGCGGTTCTGCCATACCGCAGGATATCTTAAACATCAAAGGGGAAGTGGCTCTAGCCCGTTATCTTGTTGATGAAGTCCAGGAAGTTTATAGATTGCAGGGAGTACGTATAAACGACAAACATATTGAAGTAATTGTACGACAGATGACAAGACGTGTTAAGGTTGTTGAGGTCGGAGATACTGACTTTATCCTTGAAGAGCAGATTGATCGCGGAAGGTATGAAGAGATAAACATGGCGATTAAGGCAAAAGGGGGAAAGCCTGCTATTGCCGAACCCCTTATACTTGGAATAACAAAAGCTTCTTTAAGCACCGATAGTTTTATTTCAGCAGCATCATTTCAGGAGACAACCAAGGTGTTAACTGATGCCAGCATTTCAGGTGCTATTGATTCTCTTCATGGACTTAAAGAAAATGTTATTATGGGCAGGGTTATACCTGCAGGTTCCGGTCTTTCATTAAACCAGAACATTGAAATATCCCATCAATAA
- the rpsL gene encoding 30S ribosomal protein S12, whose protein sequence is MPTINQLVRKGRTKIAKKVTTPALKGAPQKRGVCTRVYTSTPKKPNSALRKVARVRLTSGAEVTAYIPGVGHNLQEHSVVLVRGGRVKDLPGVRYHIVRGTLDTLGVEDRKKSRSKYGAKRPK, encoded by the coding sequence ATGCCTACAATCAATCAGTTAGTTAGAAAAGGCAGGACCAAGATTGCCAAGAAGGTTACTACACCGGCTCTTAAAGGAGCTCCTCAGAAAAGAGGTGTGTGTACGCGTGTATATACATCAACTCCGAAAAAGCCAAACTCTGCTTTGCGGAAAGTCGCAAGGGTAAGGCTTACTTCAGGTGCTGAAGTTACAGCATACATTCCGGGAGTGGGGCATAACCTTCAGGAGCATTCAGTTGTATTGGTTCGTGGAGGACGTGTTAAAGACCTTCCAGGTGTAAGATATCACATAGTAAGAGGCACTCTTGATACACTGGGAGTTGAGGACAGAAAGAAGAGCAGATCCAAGTACGGTGCAAAAAGGCCAAAGTAA
- the rpsG gene encoding 30S ribosomal protein S7 codes for MPRRRDVPERVVIPDSKYDNKVVAKFIKAIMKDGKKSLAESILYEAFGIIEKNANEPPIKIFEQALDNVKPIIEVKSRRVGGSTYQVPTEIRPARRMALGIRWVINFAHQRNEKSMAGKLAGEILDAANKRGASIKKKEDTHKMAEANKAFAHFRW; via the coding sequence ATGCCGAGAAGAAGAGATGTGCCTGAGCGGGTTGTTATCCCTGATTCTAAATACGACAACAAAGTTGTAGCCAAATTCATTAAAGCTATCATGAAGGACGGGAAAAAGAGCCTTGCCGAGTCAATACTCTATGAAGCATTTGGTATCATAGAGAAAAATGCAAATGAGCCGCCAATAAAGATTTTTGAACAGGCTTTGGATAATGTGAAACCGATAATTGAAGTTAAATCCCGGCGGGTTGGTGGATCGACATATCAGGTTCCCACAGAAATAAGACCGGCCAGAAGGATGGCTCTTGGTATAAGGTGGGTAATAAATTTTGCACACCAGCGCAATGAAAAGAGTATGGCAGGCAAGTTGGCCGGTGAAATTTTGGATGCAGCAAACAAGAGAGGCGCTTCGATAAAGAAAAAGGAAGATACACATAAAATGGCTGAAGCAAATAAGGCTTTTGCTCATTTCAGATGGTAG